One genomic window of Salvia miltiorrhiza cultivar Shanhuang (shh) chromosome 4, IMPLAD_Smil_shh, whole genome shotgun sequence includes the following:
- the LOC131020473 gene encoding protein SMAX1-LIKE 3-like: protein MRASGNCAVQQGLTAEAGGVVKQALVLAKRRGHAQVTPLHVANTMLAAAGGIFRVACLDSHSHPLQCKALELCFNVALNRLPAASTPHHPSISNALVAAFKRAQAHQRRGSTDSQQQPLLAVKIELEQLIISILDDPSVSRVMREAGFSSTQVKINVEKAISLQLGRCSPPPPTSKQTLLSSSSPPGNEDLDAIIDTLLMRKSVALVGESTSNLEATVKGVMDRVERGEVPESLREVKFISIPPFCNLRRDQVELKIRELTRLVQSLVGRGVVLYLGDLKWISDYRAGLERQGSYYCAVEHMIMEIGRLVWGIGEMERFWLMGIATFQTYMSCRNGHHSLWGLHPLTIPVNSLAFTLVSHSDEKSESRRGTRAENEEMKLSCCVECWEKFQGEARDLQASANDLALSRLPSWLKDESRRLNDKDQKCEAMNELCKKWKSLCSSAHKQGSSSSAFLSAPNSGSSGDAMDSDGSQKLKEFNAENLNVLCNALEEKVRWQKEIIPEIAGTILQCRSGMVRRKSQSSGKEETWLLFVGADEKQAKEKIARELAKLVFGSYSSFASIGLSSFVDSSPRNKRGRDECKSYIDRFAAAVAADPRRVFLVEDLEQADYCSQMGIKRAIEKGRIVDQNGDEVGLADAIVVFSCESFRSSSVDRKAVSGAGEEGAGGGGAFLDLNMSFEDDDGAEVDDLGILQNVDRRVVFKIQNFRQ from the exons ATGAGAGCGAGCGGGAACTGCGCGGTGCAGCAGGGTCTGACGGCGGAGGCGGGCGGGGTGGTGAAGCAGGCGCTGGTGCTGGCGAAGCGGCGCGGCCATGCACAGGTGACGCCGCTCCACGTGGCGAACACGATGCTGGCGGCGGCGGGCGGCATCTTCCGGGTGGCGTGCCTGGACTCGCACTCCCACCCCCTCCAGTGCAAGGCCCTGGAGCTGTGCTTCAACGTGGCCCTGAACCGCCTCCCCGCGGCCTCCACCCCGCACCACCCCTCCATCTCCAACGCCCTCGTCGCCGCCTTCAAGCGCGCCCAGGCCCACCAGCGCCGCGGCTCCACGGACAGCCAGCAGCAGCCGCTCCTGGCCGTGAAGATCGAGCTGGAGCAGCTCATCATCTCCATCCTCGACGACCCCAGCGTCAGCAGAGTCATGAGAGAGGCCGGCTTCTCCAGCACACAGGTCAAGATCAACGTCGAGAAAGCCATCTCCTTACAGCTCGGCCGCTgctctcctcctcctcccacCTCCAAACAAACCCTCCTCTCATCTTCATCTCCACCCGGAAATGAAGATTTGGATGCCATAATCGACACTCTTCTGATGCGGAAGAGCGTCGCCTTGGTAGGCGAGAGCACATCCAACTTAGAAGCCACAGTAAAAGGCGTGATGGATCGGGTTGAGAGAGGGGAGGTGCCGGAGTCTCTGAGAGAGGTGAAGTTCATAAGCATCCCGCCCTTTTGCAATCTCCGCCGCGACCAGGTGGAGCTCAAGATAAGGGAGCTCACGCGTCTCGTGCAGAGCCTTGTCGGGAGAGGGGTGGTGCTGTATTTGGGAGATCTCAAATGGATCAGTGATTATAGAGCTGGTTTGGAGAGACAGGGAAGCTACTACTGCGCTGTGGAGCACATGATCATGGAGATTGGGAGATTGGTTTGGGGCATTGGAGAGATGGAGAGGTTTTGGCTCATGGGAATTGCCACCTTTCAAACTTACATGAGCTGCAGAAATGGCCACCACTCTCTTTGGGGGCTCCACCCTCTCACCATTCCTGTTAATAGCTTGGCCTTCACCCTAGTTTCCCAcag TGATGAAAAGAGTGAAAGTAGACGAGGCACGAGAGCAGAAAACGAAGAGATGAAGCTTTCTTGCTGCGTGGAATGTTGGGAGAAATTCCAAGGCGAAGCACGAGACTTGCAAGCGAGTGCCAACGACCTAGCTTTGTCGAGATTGCCTTCTTGGCTTAAAGATGAAAGTAGGAGACTAAATGACAAAGACCAG AAGTGTGAGGCGATGAATGAATTATGCAAGAAATGGAAGTCATTGTGCAGCTCAGCCCACAAACAAGGTTCATCTTCGTCAGCTTTCCTCTCGGCCCCGAATTCGGGTTCATCGGGGGACGCCATGGACTCGGACGGCTCACAAAAGCTGAAAGAATTCAATGCAGAAAATCTGAATGTGCTATGCAATGCGCTGGAGGAGAAGGTTCGATGGCAGAAGGAGATCATCCCCGAAATCGCGGGGACGATTCTGCAGTGCAGGTCGGGAATGGTGAGGAGGAAAAGCCAGAGCAGCGGCAAGGAAGAGACGTGGCTCCTTTTCGTGGGCGCCGATGAGAAGCAGGCCAAGGAGAAGATCGCCAGAGAGCTGGCTAAGCTCGTCTTCGGCTCCTATTCGAGTTTCGCGTCGATCGGATTGAGCAGCTTCGTGGACTCGTCGCCCCGGAACAAGCGGGGCAGGGATGAATGCAAGAGTTATATCGATAGGTttgcggcggcggtggcggctgATCCTCGCCGCGTTTTCTTGGTGGAGGATTTGGAGCAGGCCGATTACTGCTCGCAGATGGGGATTAAGAGGGCGATCGAAAAGGGGAGAATCGTTGACCAGAACGGCGACGAGGTTGGCCTCGCCGATGCCATTGTTGTATTCAGTTGCGAGAGTTTCCGGTCGAGTAGTGTTGATCGGAAAGCGGTCTCCGGCGCCGGAGAGGAGGGGGCGGGCGGCGGTGGTGCTTTCTTGGATTTGAATATGTCGTTTGAAGACGACGATGGTGCGGAGGTTGATGATTTGGGAATTCTTCAAAATGTGGATAGGCGCGTAGTGTTCAAAATTCAGAATTTTCGGCAAtag